In Paenibacillus sp. FSL M7-0420, a single genomic region encodes these proteins:
- a CDS encoding sensor histidine kinase: MLKGIRSRLIVYITLMLLLIVLLLEGVFIAAVHYYYLGSAMETLNTRATTSATFFNKYLESYSLNERARYILENLSPEESSKVEVLSPAGHVVINSFGFSSREQVSTPDVRAALANGKGSFQSIKPVNGERIMAVSIALKESGSTMGLLRYSVSAEPLYNVILKIALNAAIVGLLVIGFGFMLSLIIAKRIVGPIQQLTGVAKEMATGNFAVRAKRRYDDEVGTLAVTLNYMSEEILKSEKLKYDFISSVTHELRTPLTSIKGWGETLLVGDLSDKQETLQGLEVMTGETDRLIGLVEDLLDFSKFQAGEIRIVRQPYDLRGLLEDLLLQFRYRGQTKQIRLYADLPDQPLPVDGDFNRLKQVFVNLLDNAFKFTPAEGEVRLTAVLEGERILVTVADNGEGIETEDLAQLGTKFFKGRSRQSGSGLGLAICKEIIELHDGQLRIESEFTKGTTVIVELPRYEVEQHFASPV; encoded by the coding sequence GTGCTGAAGGGAATCAGGTCCAGACTTATCGTCTATATTACCCTTATGCTGCTCCTGATCGTGCTGCTGCTGGAGGGAGTGTTCATCGCTGCTGTCCACTATTATTATCTGGGCAGTGCGATGGAGACATTGAATACAAGGGCCACGACTTCAGCGACCTTTTTCAATAAGTATCTGGAGAGTTATAGCTTGAATGAACGGGCGCGTTATATTCTGGAGAATCTCTCCCCTGAGGAGAGCAGTAAGGTGGAGGTGCTGAGTCCAGCCGGGCATGTGGTCATTAATTCCTTCGGCTTCTCCAGTAGAGAGCAGGTGAGTACCCCTGATGTGAGAGCAGCCCTGGCCAACGGCAAAGGAAGCTTTCAGAGCATCAAGCCAGTGAACGGGGAACGAATTATGGCAGTCTCTATCGCGCTGAAGGAGTCGGGGAGCACGATGGGCTTGCTGCGCTACTCGGTTTCAGCAGAGCCTCTATATAACGTTATTCTCAAAATTGCGCTGAATGCAGCCATCGTCGGGCTGCTCGTCATTGGATTCGGCTTCATGCTCAGCCTGATTATCGCCAAACGGATCGTAGGGCCGATCCAGCAGCTGACCGGGGTCGCCAAGGAAATGGCCACCGGTAATTTTGCCGTCCGGGCAAAGAGACGGTATGACGATGAAGTCGGCACCCTTGCGGTAACGCTGAATTATATGTCGGAGGAGATCCTCAAGAGCGAGAAGCTCAAATATGATTTCATCTCCTCCGTCACTCATGAGCTGCGGACCCCGCTTACCTCCATCAAAGGCTGGGGGGAGACCCTGCTGGTTGGTGATCTATCGGATAAACAGGAGACCCTGCAGGGTCTTGAGGTTATGACCGGGGAGACAGACCGGCTGATCGGCCTGGTGGAGGATCTGCTGGACTTCTCCAAATTCCAGGCCGGAGAGATCCGCATTGTGCGCCAGCCGTATGATCTTAGAGGCCTGCTGGAGGATCTGCTGCTGCAGTTCAGATACCGGGGGCAGACGAAGCAGATCCGCCTCTACGCCGATCTTCCCGATCAGCCGCTGCCGGTGGACGGTGATTTTAACCGGTTGAAGCAGGTGTTTGTCAATTTGCTGGATAATGCCTTCAAGTTCACCCCTGCGGAGGGCGAGGTCCGCCTTACAGCCGTACTCGAAGGCGAGCGGATACTCGTCACAGTCGCCGACAACGGCGAAGGTATCGAGACTGAGGATCTGGCACAGCTTGGCACCAAATTCTTCAAAGGCCGCTCCCGCCAGTCCGGAAGCGGCCTGGGCCTCGCCATCTGCAAAGAAATTATCGAGCTGCATGACGGGCAGCTGCGAATCGAGAGCGAATTCACCAAGGGAACCACAGTAATTGTAGAGCTGCCGCGTTACGAGGTGGAGCAGCATTTTGCCTCACCAGTGTAG
- a CDS encoding metallophosphoesterase yields MRKFFITDIHGDKTGLELLLRHSGMNWAQDQLVIGGDMINRGKDSAGVLVYLKQLTERHPGQVHALIGNHEEMMGDYIKSGDKLWLSHGGRETLASLKQAYPDPEQRQELMEWAYSLPLYFEDDEYVYTHAGLYTEQTLEEQSREILWMTEYEFYRQPREALLALTNGRPVIHGHTPVERIYGDGVRMNCDLGSNTYPILEERSLGLVNLTEMTCHVYRQADQRLETRRIGRI; encoded by the coding sequence ATGCGCAAATTCTTCATAACGGATATCCATGGCGATAAGACGGGTCTGGAGCTTCTGCTCCGGCACTCTGGAATGAACTGGGCGCAGGACCAGCTGGTCATCGGCGGAGATATGATCAACCGGGGCAAGGACTCGGCCGGAGTGCTTGTTTACCTTAAGCAGCTTACAGAGCGGCATCCGGGCCAGGTCCATGCGCTGATTGGCAATCATGAAGAAATGATGGGGGATTATATAAAAAGCGGAGACAAGCTTTGGCTGAGCCATGGCGGGCGCGAGACGCTGGCGAGCCTGAAGCAGGCTTATCCCGACCCGGAACAACGGCAGGAGCTGATGGAATGGGCCTATTCTTTGCCGCTGTATTTTGAGGATGATGAATATGTATATACACATGCCGGACTGTATACAGAGCAGACTCTGGAGGAGCAGAGCCGGGAGATTCTATGGATGACAGAATATGAATTCTACCGCCAGCCGCGTGAAGCGCTCCTGGCCTTAACGAATGGCAGGCCGGTGATTCACGGGCATACGCCGGTTGAACGGATCTATGGTGACGGCGTCAGGATGAACTGCGATCTGGGGTCTAATACCTACCCGATACTTGAAGAAAGGTCGCTTGGGCTGGTGAATCTGACGGAGATGACTTGCCATGTGTATAGGCAGGCAGACCAGCGGCTGGAGACCAGACGGATCGGGCGTATCTAG
- a CDS encoding response regulator transcription factor, which produces MAHILVVEDEQAINDLITMNLKLVGHTYSKAYTGSEVAELLEKERADLVLLDVMLPGLDGFGVMQQIAPLKIPVILITARNALSDRIRGFELGADDYIIKPFEILELLARINVVLRRNEQAASAFVCDEVEVRFKERQVWVEQLLVDLTAREFELLEVLIRNRNIALSREKLLELAWGYDYAGDTRTVDVHIRQLRKKLGWEEQIKTVFKLGYRLEVQV; this is translated from the coding sequence ATGGCTCATATACTTGTTGTTGAGGATGAACAGGCGATTAATGATTTAATAACTATGAACCTTAAGCTGGTGGGACATACGTATTCCAAAGCCTATACCGGCTCAGAGGTTGCGGAATTGCTGGAGAAGGAACGGGCGGATCTCGTCCTGCTGGATGTCATGCTTCCCGGTCTGGACGGGTTCGGGGTGATGCAGCAGATTGCTCCGCTTAAAATTCCGGTCATTCTGATTACGGCCCGGAATGCACTCTCAGACCGGATCAGGGGCTTCGAGCTGGGTGCGGATGATTATATTATCAAGCCCTTTGAGATTCTGGAGCTGCTGGCCCGGATTAATGTTGTGCTGCGGAGGAATGAGCAGGCTGCCTCTGCTTTTGTATGCGATGAGGTTGAAGTCCGGTTCAAGGAGCGTCAGGTGTGGGTGGAACAGCTGCTGGTGGATCTGACGGCCAGAGAATTCGAGCTGCTTGAAGTGTTGATTCGCAACCGGAATATTGCTCTTTCCAGAGAGAAGCTGCTGGAGCTGGCTTGGGGCTATGATTATGCCGGTGATACCCGTACCGTGGATGTACATATCCGGCAGCTGCGCAAAAAGCTGGGCTGGGAAGAACAGATCAAAACCGTGTTCAAGCTGGGCTACCGGCTGGAAGTTCAGGTCTAG
- a CDS encoding HAMP domain-containing sensor histidine kinase, whose protein sequence is MRFWHKILLAVLVLFIAALDVSVVMVMKKSWQLNMASESKRAASEQLLITNNIYENLDSIRARGVSLTPALLVSVAKSYGEHYRKQGIELELRDDGLLLYPGEKEQRAAQEEHIMTLAMPLPAPYQHLELVYKRDISGLYAQQEELNRFFVMINWIVGPLLVGLLYLLIRHLTKPLKLLSETTKTIAEGDYSNRVELNSRDEFGELAVNFNRMASVIEQRMSDLAGMAEDKQRMVDNLAHELRTPLTSIQGFAELLTTANIDQEDQVKAGHYILSETVRLKNLAFKLLDLSVLRHQPLMLAEVDVASLFDTVAQTEQQRVTDNGLLLELNSSIPAVWGDADLLAALLVNLIENAIPVSRPGHTIRVLAYQQDGAGVLEVQDSGSGLTEEQSRRAFEPFYRADPSRSRSYGHAGLGLSLCRQIAEAHHARIELLSAPGEGTSIRLFLSSTV, encoded by the coding sequence ATGCGGTTCTGGCATAAGATTCTCCTTGCTGTCCTGGTGCTGTTTATAGCGGCACTTGATGTAAGTGTCGTGATGGTAATGAAAAAAAGCTGGCAGCTGAACATGGCCAGTGAGAGCAAACGTGCGGCCAGCGAACAGCTGCTAATTACGAATAATATCTATGAGAATCTGGATTCCATTCGGGCAAGAGGCGTCTCTCTTACCCCGGCACTGCTGGTCAGTGTGGCTAAGTCCTATGGAGAACACTACCGTAAGCAGGGGATAGAGCTGGAGCTGCGGGATGATGGACTGCTGCTCTATCCTGGTGAGAAAGAACAGCGTGCAGCACAGGAAGAACATATCATGACGTTAGCGATGCCGCTCCCTGCTCCCTATCAACATTTGGAGCTGGTATACAAGCGCGATATCAGCGGGCTGTACGCTCAGCAGGAGGAGCTTAACCGTTTTTTTGTGATGATTAACTGGATTGTCGGTCCGCTCCTCGTGGGGTTGCTCTATCTTCTGATCCGGCATCTGACCAAGCCGCTCAAGCTGTTGTCGGAGACAACGAAGACGATAGCCGAAGGCGATTATTCCAACCGTGTGGAGCTGAACAGCAGGGATGAATTCGGGGAGCTGGCCGTAAACTTCAACCGAATGGCTTCAGTGATCGAGCAGCGGATGAGCGATCTCGCAGGCATGGCTGAGGATAAGCAGCGGATGGTCGATAATCTGGCTCATGAGCTGCGGACACCGCTGACCAGTATACAGGGATTCGCGGAGCTGCTGACCACAGCTAACATAGATCAGGAGGATCAGGTCAAGGCGGGCCATTATATTCTTAGTGAGACCGTGAGGCTGAAGAATCTGGCCTTCAAACTGCTGGATCTGTCCGTTCTGCGGCATCAGCCGCTGATGCTGGCAGAGGTAGACGTGGCTTCGCTATTCGACACAGTGGCCCAGACCGAACAGCAGAGGGTAACAGATAACGGATTACTGCTGGAGCTGAATAGCTCCATTCCTGCCGTATGGGGAGATGCTGATCTTCTGGCAGCTTTGCTGGTGAATCTGATCGAGAATGCGATTCCGGTGTCCCGGCCAGGGCATACGATCCGTGTGCTGGCCTATCAGCAGGACGGAGCAGGGGTGCTTGAAGTACAGGACAGCGGGAGTGGATTGACAGAAGAGCAGAGCAGGCGGGCATTTGAGCCGTTCTACCGTGCAGATCCTTCACGTTCGCGGTCCTATGGCCATGCAGGTCTGGGTCTCTCTCTATGCCGCCAGATTGCTGAAGCGCATCATGCCAGAATTGAGCTGCTATCTGCTCCGGGTGAGGGGACGAGCATCCGGCTTTTTTTAAGCTCTACTGTGTGA
- a CDS encoding response regulator transcription factor has protein sequence MKVLILEDEKPIRDLLCINLKRAGFEIAEASTGEEALRIAREQRDFDIAILDLMLPGLSGFEVCTLLRTHFPRLGIIMLTAKSQEIDKVMGLESGADDYVVKPFSPVELVARVRSLYRRMYPGEALPQENLIELPPFTLMLDERKLLKDGQDIPLTPTEFMIVKLLMEQPNKAMNRDDILTAVWGQYFMGDLKIVDVNISRIRQKIGQESSGPQFLETVWGFGYIWRG, from the coding sequence ATGAAAGTGCTGATACTGGAAGATGAGAAGCCTATCCGTGATCTGCTGTGCATCAACCTTAAGCGGGCAGGCTTCGAGATCGCGGAGGCTTCTACCGGTGAAGAGGCGCTGCGCATTGCAAGAGAGCAGAGGGATTTTGACATCGCGATTCTCGACCTGATGCTGCCCGGACTTAGCGGGTTCGAAGTGTGCACCCTTCTGCGGACACACTTCCCCCGGCTGGGAATCATTATGCTCACCGCCAAAAGCCAGGAAATCGACAAGGTCATGGGCCTGGAATCCGGCGCAGATGACTATGTGGTCAAGCCCTTCAGTCCGGTGGAGCTGGTCGCCCGGGTGCGCTCTCTCTACCGCAGGATGTATCCGGGAGAAGCGCTGCCGCAGGAGAATCTCATCGAGCTTCCGCCTTTTACCCTAATGCTGGATGAACGGAAATTATTGAAGGACGGGCAGGATATCCCGCTGACCCCGACCGAGTTCATGATCGTTAAGCTGCTGATGGAACAGCCGAACAAGGCCATGAACCGGGATGATATTCTGACAGCCGTATGGGGGCAGTACTTCATGGGAGATCTTAAAATAGTAGATGTGAATATCAGCCGAATCCGCCAGAAGATCGGACAGGAGTCCTCCGGGCCGCAGTTCCTCGAGACCGTGTGGGGATTCGGATATATTTGGAGGGGCTAA
- a CDS encoding DUF421 domain-containing protein, protein MHEIWSEIWKALVLIIVGMLVLRLAGRKSISQMTIPTTIAMISIGTIIVQPIADHSILITIVAAAVFIIVLIVVEWLQVRWGALERLIKGPAVIVIAEGQLQPKNLRKLRLTVDELEMSLRGQGISRLSDVKTATIEPNGQLGYELQDSAKPATMAQIEVLFAKYLGGSGPANEAGHLDQPDPQTGLFDEIKLQ, encoded by the coding sequence ATGCATGAAATCTGGAGCGAAATCTGGAAGGCGCTGGTGCTGATCATTGTCGGGATGCTGGTGCTGCGGCTGGCCGGCCGCAAATCGATCTCGCAGATGACGATTCCTACGACGATCGCCATGATCTCAATTGGGACGATTATTGTGCAGCCGATCGCCGATCATAGTATTCTGATTACCATAGTTGCAGCAGCCGTATTCATCATAGTGTTAATTGTAGTGGAATGGCTGCAGGTCCGCTGGGGTGCTCTGGAGCGGCTGATCAAGGGGCCTGCGGTTATTGTTATTGCGGAGGGACAGCTTCAGCCTAAGAATCTGCGGAAGCTGAGATTAACCGTCGATGAGCTGGAGATGAGCCTGCGGGGACAGGGCATCTCCAGGCTCAGCGATGTCAAAACAGCGACGATTGAGCCCAACGGCCAGCTCGGATATGAACTGCAGGATTCCGCAAAGCCGGCCACTATGGCCCAGATCGAGGTGCTCTTTGCTAAATATCTGGGCGGAAGCGGTCCAGCGAACGAGGCTGGACACCTGGATCAGCCTGATCCGCAGACTGGGCTTTTTGACGAGATTAAACTGCAATAA
- a CDS encoding dihydrodipicolinate synthase family protein, translating into MEIIEYFNQQRFQGIELVFGASAIRTRDAVTLVQALETSVIDAIMIGFPPYIRPTQQQAVAYVEELLSHTSKPVALYNNPGRTGFDLAPESLYTLIRRHPNIVGYKETGDLQRHVGVEYPEGFILFAAGDMRLVENFAAGPCNGLSSVAGNLYPLEIKSAVERLLRKEQVEAGPLEDIVAQVFSGHALVNIKQHYNRLGIPAGVCRAPIL; encoded by the coding sequence TTGGAGATCATTGAGTACTTCAATCAGCAGCGCTTCCAGGGGATAGAGCTGGTGTTCGGGGCTTCTGCCATCAGAACCCGGGACGCGGTAACGCTGGTTCAGGCGCTGGAGACATCGGTAATCGATGCCATTATGATTGGCTTCCCGCCATACATCCGGCCTACGCAGCAACAGGCGGTTGCTTATGTGGAGGAGTTGCTTAGCCATACGAGCAAGCCGGTAGCGCTGTATAATAATCCCGGCCGGACCGGATTCGATCTGGCGCCGGAGTCGCTGTACACGTTAATCCGCCGCCACCCGAATATTGTAGGCTACAAAGAAACAGGCGATTTGCAGCGGCATGTGGGAGTAGAGTATCCGGAGGGGTTCATTCTTTTTGCAGCAGGGGATATGAGGCTTGTGGAGAATTTCGCCGCAGGCCCTTGCAATGGTCTCTCCAGTGTGGCCGGAAATCTGTACCCCTTGGAGATCAAGAGCGCGGTGGAGCGTCTGCTGCGGAAGGAGCAGGTGGAGGCTGGACCTTTGGAGGACATAGTGGCGCAGGTGTTCAGCGGCCATGCGCTTGTCAACATCAAACAGCATTACAACCGGTTGGGGATTCCGGCGGGCGTGTGCCGGGCTCCGATTCTCTAG
- a CDS encoding dihydrodipicolinate synthase family protein produces the protein MKRLNVAIPTPFHSDEGLNVEGFEAIVAYQKQNGIESLLISGSTGEQHSLSIGERIGDH, from the coding sequence ATGAAAAGATTAAATGTAGCGATCCCTACACCTTTTCACAGTGATGAGGGTCTGAATGTAGAAGGATTCGAAGCCATTGTCGCCTACCAGAAGCAGAACGGTATCGAATCGCTGCTGATCTCGGGAAGCACTGGCGAGCAGCATTCGCTGAGTATCGGAGAGAGAATTGGAGATCATTGA
- a CDS encoding OsmC family protein, with the protein MKHPFHLKAVWNGGRNSEGHIDAGGLRTVISIPQEMGGPGTGTNPDEMLLGAAATCYLITLAAMLERSEIVPEELTLASEATVDVTNNVFTYEKIVHKPSIVLQAGAAPAQLKMAERLAHKAEESCMISRAVAGNVSIETKPVVEIARGSGQARVE; encoded by the coding sequence ATGAAGCATCCTTTTCACCTGAAGGCGGTATGGAATGGAGGACGGAACAGCGAAGGGCATATTGATGCGGGCGGACTGCGGACGGTTATATCGATTCCGCAGGAGATGGGCGGACCGGGAACCGGCACGAACCCGGATGAGATGCTGCTGGGTGCAGCAGCGACCTGTTACCTGATTACCCTGGCCGCAATGCTGGAGCGTTCGGAGATTGTTCCAGAGGAGCTGACCCTGGCGTCTGAAGCGACAGTAGATGTCACGAATAATGTGTTCACGTACGAAAAGATTGTTCACAAGCCTAGCATTGTGCTCCAGGCTGGTGCGGCACCGGCGCAGCTGAAGATGGCAGAGCGGCTGGCACATAAGGCTGAAGAATCCTGTATGATCTCCAGAGCCGTGGCCGGTAACGTCTCTATAGAGACTAAGCCAGTTGTGGAAATCGCGCGAGGGAGCGGACAAGCCCGGGTAGAGTAA